In the genome of Halapricum salinum, one region contains:
- a CDS encoding alpha-amylase family glycosyl hydrolase, producing the protein MHHPGPPRFCTVGDSVELAPRQPDPALADAFTWTLTAAPPDSDATVETGPVIHFAPDEPGVYRLELDAPDGTHTQTVRAFPDPRRPAQFACDPDRLPDHEFEDISVAGTFNDHRFGADTPRVEHGEYVFETELPPGDHKAMFVPGMRRDQAVDAHCTVEGPEKPRVTLDALVEDGTVRIEANPLPGPTTGESAADLDVEFYVDDRDRGALGRDLDVEGTVATMPLSTIEDSVRVHAVAVGSRHSVADAVAIDGDGHVEHLNDPPEWIGDAVIYEVFTRSFAGAADTTFREIERRVPYLEWLGVDCLWLTPILESVSPQRGDDAPGGPHGYDTLDYFKTAGDLGTREDLESLVETLHDHGIKFIFDLVVNHTARSHPHFQLADAGVDEFREWYEFEDGEAQFYFNWYNIPNLDYDSLAVREHVLSVVEEWADVVDGFRCDVAWALDPGFWQEVRERTRAIDDDFLLLDEVIPRDPAYHELNFDLHYDTTLYGMLRGIGEGHEPAERVLDAVEATAREGFPPRAEMMRYVENHDETRYLKACGREPLKAATAATMTLPGVPLVYYGQETGMLAYRGDMEWSADDELTPFVRRLIGLRNDRETLRRGDLREIDYDCDSDRGVAYAREHGDETLVIALNFGEQPIDVWLDVEVRTRDLVTGESVTTKDRDIGTTVTVEDVLVLEAVGDGTGS; encoded by the coding sequence ATGCACCATCCAGGCCCACCGCGGTTCTGCACGGTCGGCGACTCGGTCGAGTTGGCCCCGCGCCAGCCCGATCCCGCTCTCGCCGACGCGTTCACCTGGACGCTCACAGCGGCACCGCCCGACAGCGACGCCACAGTTGAGACGGGGCCAGTGATCCACTTCGCACCCGACGAGCCGGGCGTCTACCGGCTCGAACTGGATGCGCCGGACGGGACACACACCCAGACCGTCCGGGCGTTCCCCGACCCGCGCAGGCCAGCGCAGTTCGCCTGTGACCCCGACCGACTGCCCGACCACGAATTCGAGGATATCTCCGTGGCCGGGACGTTCAACGACCATCGCTTCGGGGCCGACACGCCCCGGGTCGAACACGGCGAGTACGTCTTCGAGACCGAACTCCCGCCAGGCGACCACAAGGCGATGTTCGTCCCCGGAATGAGACGCGATCAGGCCGTCGACGCTCACTGCACGGTGGAAGGGCCGGAGAAACCGCGCGTGACACTCGACGCCCTCGTCGAGGACGGGACTGTCAGGATCGAGGCGAACCCGCTGCCGGGACCGACCACTGGCGAATCGGCCGCCGATCTGGACGTGGAGTTCTACGTCGACGACAGGGATCGTGGGGCCCTCGGCCGTGACCTCGACGTCGAGGGGACCGTCGCTACGATGCCGCTGTCGACGATCGAGGACTCGGTTCGCGTCCACGCCGTCGCCGTGGGTTCGCGCCACTCCGTCGCCGACGCGGTCGCCATCGACGGCGATGGTCACGTCGAGCACCTGAACGATCCGCCGGAGTGGATCGGCGATGCCGTCATCTACGAGGTCTTTACCAGATCGTTCGCGGGCGCGGCGGACACGACCTTTCGGGAGATAGAACGTCGCGTCCCGTATCTGGAATGGCTGGGCGTCGACTGTCTCTGGCTGACACCCATCCTCGAATCGGTCAGTCCTCAGCGGGGCGACGACGCCCCCGGTGGTCCTCACGGCTACGACACGCTCGACTACTTCAAAACCGCCGGCGACCTCGGGACGCGCGAGGATCTCGAATCCCTGGTCGAGACGCTGCACGACCACGGGATCAAATTCATATTCGACCTCGTCGTCAACCACACCGCGCGCTCGCACCCGCACTTCCAGCTGGCCGACGCGGGCGTCGACGAATTTCGGGAGTGGTACGAGTTCGAGGACGGCGAGGCACAGTTCTACTTCAACTGGTACAACATCCCGAATCTGGACTACGACAGCCTGGCGGTGCGCGAGCACGTCCTCTCCGTGGTCGAGGAGTGGGCCGACGTCGTCGACGGCTTCCGGTGTGACGTCGCCTGGGCGCTCGATCCCGGCTTCTGGCAGGAAGTACGGGAGCGCACCCGGGCCATCGACGACGACTTCCTGCTGCTGGACGAGGTCATCCCTCGGGACCCCGCCTACCACGAACTCAACTTCGACCTGCACTACGATACGACGCTCTACGGCATGCTCCGGGGGATCGGCGAGGGCCACGAACCCGCCGAGCGAGTGCTCGACGCCGTCGAGGCCACGGCTCGTGAGGGGTTTCCGCCCCGCGCCGAGATGATGCGCTACGTCGAGAACCACGACGAGACGCGCTATCTCAAGGCCTGCGGGCGCGAGCCGCTAAAGGCCGCGACGGCGGCGACGATGACGCTTCCCGGCGTGCCGCTGGTCTACTACGGCCAGGAGACCGGAATGTTGGCCTACCGCGGCGACATGGAGTGGAGCGCCGACGACGAACTGACGCCGTTCGTCCGCCGGCTGATCGGCCTCCGCAACGACCGCGAGACGCTCCGGCGCGGGGACTTGCGCGAGATCGACTACGACTGTGACAGCGATCGCGGCGTCGCCTACGCCCGCGAACACGGCGACGAGACGCTCGTGATCGCGCTGAACTTCGGCGAGCAACCAATCGACGTCTGGCTCGACGTCGAGGTCAGAACGCGGGATCTGGTCACTGGCGAATCGGTCACGACCAAAGATCGGGATATCGGGACGACCGTCACCGTCGAGGACGTCCTCGTGCTGGAAGCCGTCGGCGACGGCACAGGGTCCTGA
- a CDS encoding DUF58 domain-containing protein produces MARRRHHRFSVALAGALLAASVALLYATPSAFLLAIVPLGYVVYGALSSYPDPEIEIERSLSPRAATPGSIVTVTLTVRNAGSRLLADVRVVDGVPAELAVVAGSPRACLSIPAGERRTVSYDVLATRGDHDFEATRVIVRSISGTRLRTRQQPAAGAQILSCSTAVEQAPIRRSTRSRTGTLATDSGGAGLEFHSTREYRSGDPIRRIDWRRFARTDELSTIDFREERAARLVIVIDVRPPSRRSPHAGFPTGAELSGYAAERAYEALTAAGHQVEITAIGLDDVDVDGVRTVDGLPWIDSPAAGGSDAAARQLFDAVYRASTRADATVATDGSGTADPETTGKRLRSRLPTDAEVLLVSPLLDHLPRALVESITPQDVAVTVVSPDVTAAETVGGRLAALQRENRLRAIRAGGTTVADWALAQPLDVALETALRLEGSR; encoded by the coding sequence GTGGCACGTCGGAGACACCATCGCTTCAGCGTCGCGCTCGCGGGAGCGCTGCTGGCGGCCAGTGTCGCGCTGCTGTATGCGACCCCGTCGGCGTTCCTGCTGGCGATCGTCCCCCTCGGATACGTCGTCTACGGGGCGCTCTCGTCGTACCCCGACCCCGAGATCGAGATCGAACGGTCGCTCTCCCCCCGGGCGGCGACGCCCGGTTCGATCGTCACCGTCACGCTGACCGTCAGAAACGCCGGATCGCGACTACTGGCTGACGTTCGCGTCGTCGACGGCGTCCCCGCGGAACTGGCGGTCGTCGCTGGGTCGCCGCGAGCGTGTCTGTCGATCCCGGCCGGCGAGCGTCGGACCGTTTCCTACGACGTGCTGGCGACCCGCGGCGACCACGACTTCGAGGCGACCAGAGTCATAGTGCGCTCGATCAGCGGGACGCGATTGCGCACTCGCCAGCAGCCGGCGGCGGGAGCGCAGATCCTCTCGTGTTCGACGGCGGTCGAGCAGGCCCCGATCCGTCGGTCGACTCGCTCGCGAACCGGGACGCTGGCGACCGACTCGGGCGGGGCCGGCCTGGAGTTTCACTCCACCCGTGAGTACCGCTCGGGCGATCCGATCAGGCGGATCGACTGGCGGCGATTTGCCCGGACCGACGAACTCTCGACGATCGACTTCCGCGAGGAGCGCGCCGCCCGGCTGGTGATCGTGATCGACGTCCGGCCGCCGAGCCGGCGGTCGCCACATGCAGGCTTTCCGACCGGGGCCGAGCTGTCGGGATACGCGGCCGAGCGAGCCTACGAGGCGCTGACCGCGGCCGGCCACCAGGTCGAGATCACTGCGATCGGCCTCGACGACGTCGACGTTGACGGTGTCCGAACCGTCGACGGGCTCCCGTGGATCGACTCCCCCGCGGCCGGCGGCTCGGACGCCGCGGCGCGACAGTTGTTCGACGCCGTCTATCGGGCGTCGACTCGTGCCGACGCTACTGTCGCGACCGACGGCAGTGGCACGGCAGATCCCGAAACGACGGGCAAGCGCCTCCGCAGCCGCCTGCCCACGGACGCCGAGGTACTGCTGGTCTCTCCCTTGCTGGATCACCTGCCACGGGCGCTCGTCGAGTCGATCACCCCTCAGGATGTCGCCGTGACGGTAGTGAGTCCCGACGTGACCGCGGCCGAGACGGTCGGTGGACGTCTCGCGGCACTCCAGCGAGAGAACCGCCTCCGAGCGATCCGCGCCGGTGGCACGACGGTCGCCGACTGGGCGCTCGCCCAGCCACTGGACGTGGCCTTGGAAACGGCGCTCAGACTGGAGGGGTCACGGTGA
- a CDS encoding response regulator transcription factor, which translates to MSTAPSERGVVLVVEDERHLADLYTDYLSEQYDVRTTYSGDEAIDMLASDIDVVLLDRRMPITSGNEVLAAIEENGLDCRVAMVTAVDPDFEIIDLGVDDYLVKPVSKNALLDVVDRLLTIAEYSDRLQELTSKKLKRNVLEVEKPESELEESDRFAELEADIRRLERDVDRLSEALDEDDVLRQR; encoded by the coding sequence GTGAGTACCGCACCGTCAGAGCGGGGTGTCGTGCTGGTCGTCGAAGACGAGCGCCATCTCGCGGATCTGTACACCGACTACCTCTCCGAGCAGTACGACGTCCGCACGACGTACAGTGGCGACGAGGCCATCGACATGCTCGCCTCGGACATCGACGTCGTCTTGCTCGACCGCCGGATGCCGATCACCTCGGGCAACGAGGTGCTCGCTGCCATCGAGGAGAACGGACTCGATTGTCGCGTCGCGATGGTCACTGCCGTCGATCCCGACTTCGAGATCATCGATCTGGGCGTCGACGACTACCTGGTCAAGCCCGTCAGCAAGAACGCGCTGCTGGACGTCGTCGATCGGCTGTTGACGATCGCCGAGTATAGCGACCGACTCCAGGAGTTGACCTCGAAGAAACTCAAACGGAACGTCCTCGAAGTCGAGAAACCGGAGTCAGAACTCGAAGAGAGCGACCGCTTCGCCGAGCTGGAGGCCGACATCCGACGACTCGAACGTGACGTCGATCGACTCTCCGAAGCGCTCGACGAAGACGACGTGCTCAGACAGCGCTGA
- a CDS encoding DUF7269 family protein: MSRLRQAVGVVGLLGSVLVLALVLSPATAAIRPVELVASALPTDQPDLLVAGVGLVVGLAATVLSRVGSDDPVPPLVSIPPEPAQSSTATTGQEFADAVERTDREKEIQDSLRTTAVATLVQQSGFDPDRARTAVREGAWTDDQLAAAFVGSGPFPRVSRLRAWLDPVAERRRRVERTLLAIERLHARRGD, encoded by the coding sequence ATGAGCCGCCTCCGGCAGGCCGTCGGCGTCGTCGGGCTGCTCGGATCAGTGCTGGTGCTAGCGCTGGTCCTGTCGCCGGCGACGGCCGCTATCCGACCGGTCGAGCTCGTGGCGTCGGCGCTGCCGACCGACCAGCCCGACCTGCTCGTCGCCGGGGTCGGGCTCGTCGTCGGGCTGGCGGCGACGGTGCTCTCCAGGGTCGGTTCGGACGATCCCGTCCCGCCGCTGGTATCGATCCCGCCCGAGCCAGCCCAGTCGTCGACAGCGACGACCGGGCAGGAGTTCGCCGACGCCGTCGAGCGGACAGACCGCGAGAAGGAGATCCAGGATTCTCTCAGGACAACGGCAGTCGCGACGCTGGTCCAGCAGTCGGGGTTCGATCCCGACCGCGCACGGACCGCCGTTCGGGAGGGGGCCTGGACAGACGACCAGCTGGCGGCCGCGTTCGTCGGCTCCGGTCCGTTTCCGCGGGTGTCGCGACTCCGCGCGTGGCTCGATCCTGTCGCCGAGCGTCGCCGCCGGGTCGAACGCACACTCCTCGCGATCGAACGCCTGCACGCCCGGAGAGGTGACTAG
- a CDS encoding transglutaminase domain-containing protein, translating to MSDASGSPSGREYGRVLFVCGCALALVLSSALLPAVAAPFGQTPVESLFAGQQAERLGGDLGALNPGQETTVGGLQTGDGRAFRSQSTAVHFLVEATEPGYWRTGAYDTYTGSGWQRSGETTTEAESLAVDGLVNRTVSYEVRLNRSASALPTVWRPQRIATDTQFGVTPQRAIRAESPLSPGTTYRATSAVPPRDPAVLSTAGRDYPVAIEQRYTQLPGVANTRLESFTDRLTADAETPYETATQIEQWLETNKTYSLNVSRPDGDSIASDFVFEMDAGYCEYFATSMVAMLRTQGIPARYVVGYSTGQRTGENTYTVRGMNAHAWVEVYFPDVGWVRFDPTPGSDRLDAERQTLQRQRPGAGSYNHTEEGSPGERFSPNDTDPDLSAEIPDGILEGPNSDNSTEDSADGTDGNIYDVTLSKEPVPGRFVMVTVERDGDPVTDAVVSFNGQSIGQTGWTGQVKGVVPYAEQLNVTVRVNETEGVVIPENGTDIDWDATSSAVPFEPRRAVGDAETLYAVEPIGPDTLYATELRGLSERPRPTMRANNTTRRTYDLPTDAALSLSGTVATGQDVLLTVTVDGQPVPAATVERDGRVLGRTDARGRLELTLPEEPGEVTLSTSRGAVAGNRTLTLASLRLDVEPRAPVALPWTGVTVTARLGNETAAGVPVSIDGERVGTTGVDGRLTTALPFDDSATVAVVAYGQRETVTVDGLFVRLGVLALTAGTLLVGVALVVRRRDLAAGRLLDRIVAAVRSSPAVLVGGLVVVADGLARVGSRVRDSLDRSLARIRSLVAGEISPRELLVRTRSWLASAVTAIRGGREPAPQSVDDTDYVTIREGWATFLEAVSVRNPETMTPGELATHAVERDGLPPEAVRSLRDAFRAVEYGARPPDAHCRAVEEAVDRLQREGRE from the coding sequence ATGAGCGACGCCAGCGGCTCCCCCAGCGGACGGGAGTACGGCCGTGTCTTGTTCGTCTGTGGCTGTGCGCTGGCGCTGGTCCTCTCGTCCGCACTCCTTCCGGCGGTCGCCGCGCCGTTCGGGCAGACGCCGGTCGAGTCGCTGTTCGCCGGCCAGCAGGCCGAGCGTCTCGGTGGCGACCTGGGTGCGCTCAACCCCGGCCAGGAGACGACCGTCGGGGGGCTGCAGACGGGCGACGGACGGGCCTTTCGATCCCAGAGTACGGCCGTCCACTTCCTCGTCGAGGCGACCGAACCGGGCTACTGGCGGACCGGCGCGTACGACACCTACACCGGCAGCGGCTGGCAGCGCTCTGGCGAAACCACGACCGAGGCCGAGAGTCTCGCCGTCGATGGTCTCGTGAATCGGACCGTCAGCTACGAGGTGCGGTTGAACCGCTCGGCGTCGGCGCTGCCGACGGTGTGGCGACCCCAGCGGATCGCGACCGACACTCAATTCGGGGTCACGCCGCAGCGCGCCATCCGGGCGGAGTCGCCGCTGTCTCCCGGAACGACCTATCGCGCGACCAGTGCCGTCCCGCCGCGGGATCCGGCGGTGCTCTCGACGGCCGGGCGGGACTATCCAGTAGCGATCGAACAGCGCTACACGCAGTTGCCCGGCGTGGCGAACACCCGGCTCGAATCGTTCACCGACCGACTGACAGCCGACGCCGAAACGCCCTACGAGACAGCGACGCAGATCGAACAGTGGCTCGAAACGAACAAGACCTACTCGCTGAACGTCAGCCGGCCAGACGGCGATTCGATCGCCTCCGACTTCGTCTTCGAGATGGACGCGGGCTACTGTGAATACTTCGCGACGTCGATGGTCGCGATGTTGCGAACCCAGGGCATCCCCGCGCGATACGTCGTCGGCTACTCGACCGGCCAGCGCACGGGCGAGAACACCTACACCGTCCGCGGGATGAACGCTCACGCCTGGGTCGAGGTCTACTTCCCGGACGTGGGCTGGGTCCGTTTCGACCCGACGCCCGGCAGCGACCGCCTCGACGCCGAGCGACAGACCCTCCAGCGCCAGCGCCCCGGTGCCGGCTCGTACAACCACACCGAGGAGGGGAGCCCGGGCGAGAGGTTCTCGCCGAACGACACCGATCCCGACCTCTCTGCGGAGATCCCCGACGGAATCCTCGAAGGGCCGAACTCGGATAATTCGACCGAGGACTCCGCGGATGGGACGGACGGGAACATCTACGACGTGACGCTCTCCAAAGAGCCGGTCCCGGGACGGTTCGTGATGGTTACCGTCGAGCGCGACGGCGATCCAGTGACTGACGCGGTCGTGTCGTTCAACGGTCAGTCGATCGGACAGACCGGCTGGACGGGCCAGGTCAAGGGCGTGGTCCCTTACGCCGAACAGCTGAACGTGACTGTCCGCGTGAACGAGACTGAGGGCGTGGTGATCCCGGAGAACGGCACGGATATCGACTGGGATGCCACCAGCTCGGCCGTCCCGTTCGAACCCCGTAGGGCGGTCGGAGACGCTGAGACGCTGTACGCGGTCGAGCCCATCGGTCCGGATACGCTCTACGCGACCGAACTGCGAGGGTTGTCCGAGCGGCCACGCCCGACGATGCGCGCCAACAACACGACACGGCGGACGTACGATCTGCCGACTGACGCGGCGCTGTCGCTGTCGGGGACGGTCGCGACCGGTCAGGACGTCCTGCTGACGGTCACAGTCGACGGCCAGCCAGTCCCCGCTGCGACCGTCGAGCGCGACGGGCGTGTCTTGGGTCGGACCGACGCCAGGGGTCGGCTCGAACTGACGCTGCCGGAGGAACCGGGCGAGGTCACACTGTCGACCTCTCGCGGGGCGGTCGCCGGCAATCGGACGCTGACGCTCGCGTCGCTCCGACTGGACGTCGAACCACGAGCGCCCGTGGCACTGCCCTGGACCGGGGTGACGGTGACGGCCAGACTCGGCAACGAGACGGCCGCTGGCGTCCCAGTGAGTATCGACGGCGAGCGCGTCGGGACGACCGGCGTCGACGGCCGACTCACGACCGCGCTCCCGTTCGATGACAGTGCGACGGTGGCGGTCGTCGCCTACGGCCAGCGCGAGACGGTGACCGTCGACGGGCTGTTCGTTCGCCTGGGCGTACTCGCACTGACGGCCGGAACGCTGCTAGTCGGCGTCGCACTCGTCGTTCGGCGGCGTGACCTCGCGGCCGGCCGACTCCTCGACCGGATCGTCGCCGCCGTTCGCTCGTCGCCGGCAGTGCTCGTCGGCGGGCTCGTCGTGGTCGCCGATGGCCTCGCCCGAGTCGGATCCCGCGTTCGCGACAGCCTCGACCGCTCGCTGGCGCGAATCCGATCGCTCGTCGCGGGCGAGATCTCACCGCGAGAACTGCTCGTGCGCACTCGGTCGTGGCTCGCGTCGGCGGTAACAGCGATCCGCGGCGGGCGAGAGCCAGCCCCCCAGTCGGTCGACGATACTGACTACGTGACGATCCGAGAGGGATGGGCGACGTTTCTGGAAGCCGTCTCGGTCCGGAACCCGGAGACGATGACGCCGGGGGAACTCGCGACCCACGCTGTCGAACGCGACGGACTGCCGCCCGAGGCCGTCAGATCGCTTCGGGACGCGTTCCGCGCCGTCGAGTACGGCGCCCGCCCGCCCGACGCGCATTGTCGCGCCGTCGAGGAGGCAGTCGACCGACTCCAGCGGGAGGGGCGCGAATGA
- a CDS encoding LolA family protein: protein MSSRGWFAVLLVCVAVLTAGCFAVTSGDGPDADTVVERVEQKMNETEAFEARLVQRQEVAGQTTEMEAIVAYEAPGKLNITYLSPERFAGTRVVSNGSATMIYNPDTGTASVQPIRSAAGQNASASGLFFGLSSVEDSTDIENTATTDDAVSLSYAANGQQFSLFVGGSPSRQSRLRNTENPVETTVWVDRDQWFPTKARLNYTNMQVPMIQTIEYENVTITEDLPDDRFSTEPPADARLTEGLITPFMNESMTSYLSRSAMVGAADQPVPDPELPDRFSFRRGMTMGNGSLVWTIYANGTDVVQVQRIPEAVSMFRSDRTVEVHDEAATLTRVQGQHIVEWHCGGSTFTIYGTTSAFEPEELTDIAESIECQ from the coding sequence ATGTCCTCGCGTGGGTGGTTTGCCGTCCTGCTGGTCTGTGTGGCCGTCCTCACGGCCGGGTGTTTCGCCGTCACGAGCGGCGATGGGCCCGATGCAGACACCGTCGTCGAACGTGTCGAACAGAAGATGAACGAGACCGAGGCCTTCGAGGCACGGCTCGTCCAGCGCCAGGAGGTGGCAGGTCAGACGACCGAGATGGAGGCGATCGTCGCCTACGAAGCACCCGGGAAGCTCAACATCACGTATCTCTCGCCCGAACGATTCGCCGGCACGCGAGTCGTCAGCAACGGCTCGGCGACGATGATCTACAATCCCGACACCGGAACGGCGTCGGTCCAGCCGATCCGATCGGCGGCCGGGCAGAACGCCTCCGCCTCGGGGCTGTTCTTCGGCCTCTCGTCAGTCGAGGACAGCACCGACATCGAGAACACTGCCACGACCGACGACGCTGTGTCGCTGTCGTACGCCGCAAACGGCCAGCAGTTCTCGCTGTTCGTCGGCGGATCACCGAGCAGACAGAGCCGGCTGCGAAACACCGAAAACCCCGTCGAGACGACGGTCTGGGTCGACCGCGATCAGTGGTTCCCGACGAAAGCGCGACTGAACTACACCAACATGCAGGTCCCGATGATCCAGACCATCGAGTACGAGAACGTCACCATCACCGAGGACCTGCCCGACGACCGCTTCAGCACCGAGCCGCCGGCCGACGCCCGCCTGACCGAGGGGCTGATAACGCCGTTCATGAACGAGAGTATGACCTCCTACCTCTCGCGGTCGGCGATGGTCGGAGCGGCCGACCAGCCAGTTCCCGATCCCGAACTGCCCGATCGGTTCTCGTTCAGGCGCGGGATGACGATGGGGAATGGCTCGCTAGTGTGGACCATCTACGCGAACGGCACCGACGTCGTACAGGTCCAGCGAATCCCCGAGGCCGTCTCCATGTTCCGCAGCGACCGCACAGTCGAAGTCCACGACGAGGCGGCGACACTCACTCGCGTCCAGGGCCAGCACATCGTCGAGTGGCACTGCGGCGGCTCGACGTTCACGATCTACGGGACCACCAGCGCGTTCGAACCCGAAGAACTGACCGACATCGCCGAGTCGATCGAGTGTCAGTGA
- a CDS encoding DUF7519 family protein, which translates to MIRPVDPDWQPTRFSIAVVVVVTLGTAWLLLDAGGLSSRARYSVAGAAVLAVLLWLLASERWRVAGAALTGVVLPAVGGAVLAGVGYTFTSQVRRSVPVGAVFLVLGATVAVFGATALVRDVLDRETLVECLRAGFRTTVVVGAAMTLAALLQFDSVGRPVGDPIGVLVDPNATLPLASFLVLLGGALYGTRAAIHALPAETVLDGALTPETRAALVALDRALSRAALPFGLTTLPVVVLELGQSNPYAWLPAGLVEALGVVVGFGPLRAVLALFTVVAVVALALSRFLQSTSRRSESETLAAVVPYGSGLVLSVCAIRFHGPFLSALTGRIERQLPVQLVVPFREVRTEALSAYGGELLALVVVTSLLVVSLAMVALAVLSVTFGLGDSPAPGASVAAAGLFTTAVFATVLGVSLLLALVGVLASLLVWDVGEFGGTLGRELGSQAEPVRTELVHGGGTLLVGVGAVGVALGLDRLLTDPGVGSTVGVVGLVGAVASVLLLVVATR; encoded by the coding sequence GTGATACGGCCGGTCGACCCGGACTGGCAGCCGACACGGTTCAGCATCGCCGTCGTCGTGGTCGTGACTCTCGGGACGGCGTGGCTGCTGCTCGACGCCGGCGGGCTGAGCAGTCGGGCGCGGTACAGCGTCGCGGGTGCAGCGGTGCTGGCAGTGCTGCTGTGGCTGCTCGCGAGCGAGCGCTGGCGGGTCGCCGGTGCGGCGCTCACGGGGGTCGTGTTGCCCGCCGTCGGCGGTGCGGTCCTCGCAGGCGTCGGGTACACGTTCACGTCCCAGGTTCGGCGCAGCGTCCCGGTCGGCGCTGTCTTTCTGGTGCTCGGGGCGACCGTCGCCGTCTTCGGTGCGACTGCTCTCGTCCGCGACGTCCTCGACCGCGAGACCCTGGTCGAGTGCCTCCGTGCGGGCTTCCGTACGACAGTGGTCGTCGGTGCCGCGATGACCCTCGCCGCACTCCTGCAGTTCGATTCGGTCGGCCGACCGGTCGGCGATCCGATCGGCGTACTGGTCGATCCGAACGCGACCCTCCCGCTGGCGTCGTTTCTGGTCCTGCTCGGAGGAGCGCTCTACGGAACGCGCGCGGCTATCCACGCGTTACCGGCGGAGACCGTCCTCGACGGCGCACTCACTCCCGAGACGCGGGCCGCTCTCGTGGCGCTCGACCGGGCGCTCTCGCGGGCGGCGCTCCCGTTCGGACTCACGACGCTACCGGTCGTGGTACTCGAACTCGGGCAGTCGAATCCCTACGCGTGGCTCCCCGCCGGCCTCGTCGAGGCACTCGGCGTCGTCGTCGGATTCGGACCGCTGCGGGCAGTGTTAGCCCTGTTTACGGTCGTCGCCGTCGTCGCGCTGGCACTCTCCCGCTTCCTCCAGTCGACGTCCCGTCGCTCGGAGAGCGAGACGCTGGCGGCAGTGGTACCGTACGGGAGCGGGCTGGTCCTGTCGGTCTGTGCGATCCGGTTTCACGGGCCGTTCCTGTCGGCGCTGACCGGGCGGATCGAACGACAGCTCCCGGTGCAACTGGTCGTCCCCTTCCGCGAGGTGCGCACAGAGGCGCTGTCGGCCTACGGCGGGGAGTTGCTCGCGCTCGTCGTCGTGACGTCGTTGCTGGTCGTCTCCCTCGCGATGGTCGCACTCGCCGTGCTCTCGGTGACGTTCGGGCTGGGAGACAGCCCTGCCCCTGGCGCGTCGGTCGCCGCCGCCGGGCTGTTCACGACCGCGGTCTTCGCAACGGTCCTCGGCGTGTCGCTACTGCTCGCACTGGTCGGCGTCCTCGCGAGTCTGCTGGTGTGGGACGTCGGGGAATTCGGGGGGACGCTCGGCCGGGAACTCGGCTCGCAGGCGGAGCCGGTGCGGACGGAACTGGTCCACGGTGGCGGGACGCTGCTGGTCGGCGTGGGCGCAGTCGGCGTCGCCCTGGGGCTCGACCGGCTGCTCACCGATCCCGGCGTCGGCTCGACGGTCGGGGTCGTCGGGCTGGTCGGAGCTGTCGCGTCCGTGCTCTTGCTGGTCGTCGCCACTCGCTGA
- a CDS encoding AAA family ATPase produces MDTQQAAAGCRDVLDRVSEAVVADRQVLETVLVGVLARGHVLLEDVPGTGKTLTARSFADALGLSFQRIQFTPDLLPADITGSNVYDKGSGDFEFVPGPVFANVVLADEINRAPPKTQAALLEAMGERQVTVDGETHSLPDPFFVIATQNPIEQGGTFTLPEAQRDRFAVKTRLGYPGRGEERELLDRRADRDVRMPSVSPVLDSEAVLSLQTVPERVRVDQKIRDYVVDLGRATREDDRVEVGVSPRGVQRLFETARARAVVAGRDYVVPEDVKQGAVATLAHRLVLRSEASVHGVEPESVISDVLSRVAVPAVASE; encoded by the coding sequence ATGGACACCCAGCAAGCGGCCGCCGGCTGTCGTGACGTCCTCGACCGGGTGAGCGAGGCCGTCGTCGCCGACCGGCAGGTGCTGGAGACGGTGCTCGTCGGCGTTCTCGCGCGCGGACACGTCCTGCTCGAAGACGTGCCCGGAACGGGCAAGACGCTGACGGCCCGGAGTTTCGCCGACGCGCTCGGACTTTCCTTCCAGCGGATCCAGTTCACCCCCGATCTCCTCCCGGCGGACATCACCGGCTCGAACGTCTACGACAAAGGAAGCGGTGACTTCGAGTTCGTCCCCGGCCCGGTCTTCGCCAACGTCGTGCTCGCCGACGAGATCAACCGCGCGCCGCCGAAGACCCAGGCCGCGCTCCTGGAGGCGATGGGCGAACGCCAGGTCACCGTCGACGGCGAGACGCACAGCCTTCCAGACCCATTCTTCGTCATCGCGACCCAGAATCCCATCGAACAGGGGGGAACGTTCACCCTGCCAGAGGCCCAGCGCGACCGCTTCGCCGTCAAGACCCGACTCGGCTATCCCGGCCGAGGCGAGGAGCGCGAACTGCTGGACCGTCGGGCCGACCGCGACGTGCGGATGCCGAGCGTCAGTCCCGTCCTCGACAGCGAGGCGGTCCTGTCCCTCCAGACCGTGCCCGAGCGCGTCCGGGTCGACCAGAAGATTCGCGACTACGTCGTCGACCTCGGGCGAGCCACCCGCGAAGACGACCGCGTCGAGGTCGGCGTCTCCCCGCGCGGCGTCCAGCGGCTGTTCGAGACCGCCCGTGCCCGGGCCGTCGTCGCGGGCCGGGACTACGTCGTCCCCGAGGACGTGAAGCAGGGAGCCGTAGCTACGCTCGCCCACCGGCTCGTGTTGCGCTCGGAGGCCAGCGTCCACGGCGTCGAGCCCGAGAGCGTGATCAGCGACGTCCTCTCGCGAGTCGCCGTGCCCGCCGTCGCGAGCGAGTGA